In the Atribacteraceae bacterium genome, GCGGGGTATGCACTCCTGGCCGGTAGGGTGGATGTAGCGTTTTTAGAGCCATCCCGGTCGTTCCGGTTGATCAATGAGCATGATGAACTGGAGATCAAGATCGCCGGCACCGTTAACTTTACGTTTGGAGCCACTCTGGTAGTGCGGGAGGATCTCAATATAAGGCTTGGCGATCTGGAAGGAATGACTATTGCGGCAGGATCGAGGTATTGCATTCTACTTACCCAGTTTAAGCATGATGCCCAAAGACAGGGAGTAGATAGCGAGAAGATAAACTTTGTGTATACCGCGTTTGAAACCATGTTGCCGGCGCTGGAGGCGGGGGAGGTGGACGCCATGCTGACCAGGTCCTCCTATGCGCTGCTGGCCCAGGCCGAGGGGCATAAAATCCTGTATCAAAACTGGGACGTCGCGCCGGGTGATGCCTGTTGCCCTGAGTACCTGGCCCAGGTCGAGTATTTTATGCTGATCAAAGATCTGGAGTCCCGACTGGTCAGGGAATTGGATGTCGCCTTGCTTGCGGCATCCCAAAAGCCGGCGGAGGACATCCGCTATGCCATAATGGAGCATACTCAGTTTCCACTGGAACTGCAACAGGGATTTCCGCTGGCTCACTATCTGGGGATTGGGCCGGAGCTTGCCGAGGAATTGGGGAGTTGGATTTGGACCGCAAACTGATGTATGAAACCAGGGGCTTGAATC is a window encoding:
- a CDS encoding ABC transporter substrate-binding protein, yielding MKKPYVAIAIIVVAVSLLVLAARTPGDRDGGVIRIGYTGTPHLAPLYVAVQQGIFADRGLRVELKRFGSSSDAGYALLAGRVDVAFLEPSRSFRLINEHDELEIKIAGTVNFTFGATLVVREDLNIRLGDLEGMTIAAGSRYCILLTQFKHDAQRQGVDSEKINFVYTAFETMLPALEAGEVDAMLTRSSYALLAQAEGHKILYQNWDVAPGDACCPEYLAQVEYFMLIKDLESRLVRELDVALLAASQKPAEDIRYAIMEHTQFPLELQQGFPLAHYLGIGPELAEELGSWIWTAN